The candidate division KSB1 bacterium genome contains a region encoding:
- a CDS encoding VOC family protein: MGKRGGIPMFDSLDIVILNVADLEESKRFYKEVLGLKVKNESPNWVEFRLGETSLAIRPEPEELQDPRKVKWGHALAFKVDDVDAVYQHLRERGVHFLVKPRDEFYGRHAEFVDPDGHIFSITTPKK, encoded by the coding sequence GTGGGCAAGCGTGGAGGGATACCCATGTTCGATAGCCTCGACATCGTGATCCTTAACGTGGCCGATCTCGAGGAGTCCAAGCGGTTCTACAAAGAAGTTCTGGGTCTCAAGGTAAAGAACGAAAGTCCCAACTGGGTGGAATTCCGTCTGGGGGAGACCTCTCTGGCCATCCGTCCTGAGCCGGAGGAGCTACAGGACCCGCGCAAGGTCAAATGGGGCCATGCCCTCGCCTTCAAAGTGGACGACGTGGACGCCGTGTACCAGCATTTGCGGGAGCGAGGGGTGCATTTTCTCGTCAAACCGCGGGACGAGTTCTACGGTCGTCACGCCGAGTTCGTGGACCCAGACGGGCACATCTTTTCGATCACCACACCGAAGAAATGA